From Staphylococcus delphini, one genomic window encodes:
- a CDS encoding CPBP family intramembrane glutamic endopeptidase yields MYKKYVNAIQLEGFVKLICIPVLIGLVTFLLPSLISPMVGLLKGNPTFEIGSVASIIGMLVAVILMPIVMTKVSKIKLTTLGITKEKAITQILIGSAVGILALSFVACVIFLLGGIKIESNSLMLTTGLIGGLFFFILQGTWEELIYRSYLMPHFSKKYGDKIAVIATSVIFTLGHALNPNMQILPVMNLFIAGVVFALVYYYSGNLLFVGALHGLWNFSQGYIFGAEVSGNSIPVSLFKSIAIPGKEVISGGDFGFEGGIVTTIVGLILIIVLTTLIKKRNTERGA; encoded by the coding sequence ATGTATAAAAAGTATGTAAATGCTATTCAGCTAGAGGGATTTGTCAAATTAATATGCATTCCAGTATTAATCGGGTTGGTCACGTTTTTATTACCATCACTGATAAGTCCGATGGTTGGATTATTAAAGGGCAATCCTACGTTTGAGATAGGTTCTGTAGCGAGCATTATAGGTATGTTAGTGGCTGTGATTCTCATGCCTATTGTGATGACGAAAGTGTCGAAAATTAAGCTGACCACACTGGGGATTACAAAAGAAAAGGCGATTACGCAAATCTTGATTGGGAGTGCGGTGGGGATTCTAGCACTCAGTTTCGTAGCGTGTGTCATCTTTTTGCTTGGCGGGATTAAAATCGAATCCAACAGTTTAATGCTCACCACTGGATTAATAGGGGGCTTATTCTTTTTTATTTTACAAGGGACTTGGGAAGAATTGATTTATAGAAGTTACCTCATGCCACACTTTTCCAAAAAATACGGTGATAAGATAGCGGTGATTGCGACCAGTGTGATATTTACATTAGGTCATGCATTAAATCCCAATATGCAAATTTTACCGGTGATGAATTTATTTATAGCTGGCGTCGTTTTTGCACTTGTATATTATTACAGCGGGAATTTGTTATTCGTAGGTGCACTTCACGGTTTATGGAATTTTTCTCAAGGCTATATTTTCGGTGCAGAAGTATCCGGAAACAGTATACCTGTAAGCTTATTTAAGTCTATTGCAATACCAGGTAAAGAGGTAATCTCTGGTGGTGACTTTGGGTTTGAAGGCGGGATAGTGACGACGATTGTAGGTTTGATTTTAATCATAGTTTTGACAACTTTAATCAAAAAAAGAAATACTGAGCGAGGCGCATAA